One Dermatophagoides farinae isolate YC_2012a chromosome 1, ASM2471394v1, whole genome shotgun sequence genomic region harbors:
- the Sil1 gene encoding sil1 nucleotide exchange factor gives MHSIIFIIITDLCLFCFSFYPHVYGSQNQSSSLIKINENVSEIVENQNVSSSSDKPPIKLFHATNEWREIGDEILPKGLHVRINLETGRKEAKILDDNNADEVDINSQITTKYQIATKSSKEKIKLMTNDEDRFLRDINKLQIEKKQDSDGKTIKFKTVRNISAESIESESEILKSLLSRYNQTTNLDEKISLLIDIEYLVHTINVAKDFYDTDGFIILMKDLNRTDFNQLKIEILAVFGAAIQGNMYVKMALSKQQEFLTNIISFLENVDNLDVARKCFFVISTYLRNFPSEQSKFFHKNDGKQLLKKLFNIDQRIAVKISAFLCDLSEEIENPNPKESAFYETIKYDDYIDSQICHDIVHLLADDALIEKSDVILLLESIQGLIPRCRNEFNSYDRNSFVKILDKSNFSNNEFIIETMENLLKSLTLKDEL, from the coding sequence tcaatcatcatcattaattaaaatcaatgaaaatgtttctgAAATTGTGGAAAATCAAAacgtttcatcatcatcggataaACCGCCGATAAAATTGTTCCATgcaacaaatgaatggcGAGAAATTGGTGATGAAATTCTGCCCAAAGGACTACATGTTCGTATAAATTTGGAAACCGGTCGAAAAGAGGCTAAAATTTTAGATGATAACAATGCCGATGAAGTGGACATAAATTCACAGATAACAACCAAATATCAGATTGCAACAAAATCTTCGAAAGAAAAGATTAAATTAATGACCAATGATGAAGATCGATTCCTAAGAGATATTAACAAATTACAGATTGAGAAGAAACAAGATTCTGatggaaaaacaattaaattcAAGACTGTAAGAAATATCAGCGCTGAAAGTATCGAATCTGAAAGTGAAATTCTCAAATCTTTATTGTCACGATACAATCAAACGACgaatttggatgaaaaaatatcccTGTTAATCGACATTGAATATTTGGTGCATACAATCAATGTGGCTAAAGATTTCTATGATACCGAtggtttcatcattttgatgaaagaTTTAAATCGGACagattttaatcaattaaagATTGAAATTCTTGCCGTTTTCGGTGCAGCCATACAGGGTAACATGTATGTGAAGATGGCGTTgtcaaaacaacaagaatttctTACGAATATAATCTCATTTTTAGAAAATGTCGACAATTTAGATGTGGctagaaaatgttttttcgttATATCCACATATCTACGTAATTTTCCATCCGAACAGAGCAAATTTTTCCACAAAAATGATGGCAaacaattattgaaaaaattattcaacattGATCAACGTATTGCTGTTAAAATATCGGCATTTCTTTGCGATTTAAgtgaagaaattgaaaatccaaATCCGAAAGAATCAGCTTTTTATGAAACCATCAAATATGACGATTATATTGATTCACAGATTTGTCATGATATTGTTCATCTTTTGGCCGATGATGCTTTGATAGAAAAATCAGATGTTATTTTACTTCTCGAATCGATTCAAGGTTTGATTCCACGATGtcgaaatgaattcaattcatatgaTCGAAATTCATTCGTGAAAATTTTagataaatcaaatttttccaacaatgaattcattattgaaacaatggaaaatttattgaaatcattaaCATTAAAAGATGAATTATGA
- the LOC124492354 gene encoding WD repeat domain 54 yields MYSQLNPIIIRLTTSACFDNLSIESSKDDKNTKLAVHDDRKMSVISIDNGANVIESSMIDLSNNGKFNTLQMIRLLRLQDKIYLISLSSKTLKIYSTDSGCTLLFDHNINDVDTKDLLAINSIERISKDVFCFVTQNRIRMFAINSSNCFVEKEFHQDLKSSTTSQIDKFISIGQSQFALFENLAKITIWKLNEKNLSLTRITAFNIHPNTKLTCIQVYKNLLLIGTVSGQIQIVNIKDGQLLGEIQAHIKCVTSMDVATNIGYLISGSEDSYARLFRLEQINENEFRAEFLQQFIAPNEMIFGTKFLNPNGSFLAISTFESNQIKIFKISN; encoded by the exons atgtattcTCAATTGAATCCAATCATAATACGATTAACAACATCTGCTTGTTTCGATAATTTGTCCATTGAATCAAGTAAAGATGATAAAAACACCAAATTAGCCGTAcatgatgatcgaaaaatGTCCGTAATTTCGATTGATAATGGTGCAAACgttattgaatcatcaatgattgatttatcgAATAATGGTAAATTCAATACACTTCAGATG aTTCGATTGTTAAGATTACAggataaaatttatttgatttcattatcatcgaaaacATTAAAG ATTTATTCGACAGATTCAGGCTGtacattgttgtttgatcatAATATTAACGATGTGGATACAAAAGATTTGCTggcaatcaattcaatagaAAGGATAAGCAAAgatgttttctgttttgtaaCACAGAATCGAATACGAATGTTTGcaatcaacagcagcaattgttttgttgaaaaagaatttcatcaagATTTAAAATCCAGTACTACATCTCAGattgataaattcatttcgattggTCAATCGCAATTTgctttatttgaaaatttagcaaaaattacaatttggaaattgaatgaaaaaaatttgtcattaaCAAGAATCACTGCATTCAATATTCATCCCaa CACAAAATTGACTTGTATTCAAGTTTATAAAAATCTTTTGCTAATCGGCACCGTTTCTGGTCAGATACAAATCGTTAATATCAAAGATGGCCAATTACTTGGAGAAATTCAGGCACATATCAAATGTGTGACAAGTATGGATGTCGCCACAAACATTGGTTAT CTGATTTCAGGTTCTGAAGATAGTTATGCCCGATTATTTCGTTTGgaacaaatcaatgaaaatgaatttaga GCTGAATTTCTTCAACAATTTATTGctccaaatgaaatgatttttggcACGAAATTCTTGAATCCAAATGGTTCATTTTTAGCAATTTCgacattcgaatcgaatcagataaaaattttcaaaataagcaattga
- the LOC124492351 gene encoding cGMP-specific 3',5'-cyclic phosphodiesterase, protein MTNIDENQVRKYLNENYNFSRDWFIENANGDIIREWFNCRKKSSNISEKDEQTNNGNRWLMKNLSILSNQLSTSNTSEQQDQNSITKELLDNILDRNFRKSANSEKIRVTTSEKRRKLVGLSEEQLLVELIIDIINELDVDILCHKILTNVSVLINCDRASLFLAKGNRKNRYLVAKLFDVTPDSQLQDALVVSDNNNYNNNNNNSGGRPKVPPIPFGTGIVGHVAKTKESVNIKNVYQDSRFHKEIDIRTGYHTKSLICQPIVNSSGDVIGVAECVNKLSDESCFTENDEKIFRKYLTFCGFSIQNAQLFQLSILEYKRYQLLLNIAKVIFEDTTNLETMVKKIIEKTKTLLDIDKCRVYIMSRQQISDDHNNEIKNMFEAIFELDSDTNQVELIRIEENDNGSDVPSYYAQQAAVNRKTLNSDELLLLEPVVDSNLSILSVPIFNNENKLLGIAQLIKTESKVFTDAETGVIEAFSIFCGLGLQSCLIYEEAIKLNAQQQISLEILAYHASANEEEATLFMNNKIPLVNVYHLDSFDFDDIEMNDDETVAAFIRIFMELNFLETFKISYKVLCRWILTVRKNYRRVIYHNWRHALNVAQTMFVIIEKCKLKEILNQKERFALIVASICHDLDHRGLNNSFQAKTSHPLTKIYSTSYMENHHFNCTMLILNLEGNNILENVSSTDREEIIKIIEQCILSTDLAEYIRKNKKFADLIQSAKMDLNDLKNKELLRDMLMTACDLSAICKPWPIQKRIASLVADEFYLQGDLETRLNLNPLPIMDRKQKANLPQGQVGFIDNICLPLYQILSEFRPRLKPLYDGCLANRKMWQELMNENGIN, encoded by the exons ATGaccaatattgatgaaaatcaagttcgaaaatatttgaatgaaaattacaattttagCCGTGATTGGTTTATTGAAAATGCTAACGGTGACATTATTCGTGAATGGTTCAATtgtcgaaaaaaatccagcAATATTTCCGAAAaagatgaacaaacaaataatggtAATCGATGgcttatgaaaaatttatcaattctttcgaatcaattatcaacatcGAACACAAGTGAACAACAagatcaaaattcaatcacaAAAGAATTACTTGATAATATTTTGGATAGAAATTTTCGAAAATCAG ctAATTCGGAAAAAATTCGTGTAACAACAAGTGAAAAACGACGAAAACTTGTTGGATTATCGGAAGAACAACTTTTGGTGGAATTAATTATtgatatcatcaatgaattggATGTGGATATTTTATGTCATAAAATATTGACAAATGTTTCCGTATTGATCAATTGTGATCGTGCATCATTGTTTCTGGCTAAAGGAAATCGTAAAAATCGTTATTTGGTtgcaaaattatttgatgtcACACCTGATTCTCAACTACAAGACGCCTTGGTTGTTtctgacaataataattataataataataataacaacagtGGTGGTCGTCCAAAAGTCCCACCTATTCCATTTG GAACTGGAATCGTTGGACATGTTGCAAAGACAAAGGAAAGTGTCAACATTAAGAATGTCTATCAAGATTCACGTTTTCATAAAGAAATTGATATTCGAACTGGTTATCATACAAAATCTTTG ATCTGTCAACCAATTGTCAATTCAAGTGGTGATGTAATTGGTGTTGCAGAATGTGTCAATAAACTTTCCGATGAATCTTGTTTTactgaaaatgatgaaaag ATTTTTCGAAAATATCTGACATTTTGTGGATTTAGCATACAGAATGCACAACTTTTTCAGCTATCAATTCTTGAATACAAACGTTATCAG cTATTGTTGAACATTGCAAAAGTTATATTCGAAGATACAACCAATTTAGAAACAATGGTCAAGAAAATTatagaaaaaaccaaaacactTCTTGATATAGATAAATGTCGTGTCTATATCATGTCTAGGCAACAAATCTCGGacgatcataataatgaaataaag aaTATGTTTGAAGCCATTTTTGAATTGGATAGTGATACTAATCAAGTCGAATTGATTAg aattgaagaaaatgacaaCGGATCGGATGTTCCATCATATTACGCTCAACAGGCAGCTGTTAATAGAAAA actttgaattctgatgaattattattattggaaccAGTGGTTGACAGT AATCTCTCCATCTTATCGGTACCgattttcaacaatgaaaacaaactttTAGGCATAGCtcaattgatcaaaacaGAATCAAAAGTATTCACTGATGCTGAAACTGGTGTTATCGAAGCATTTTCCATATTTTGTGGTTTAGGTTTACAAAGTTGTTTAATTTATGAGGAggcaatcaaattgaatgcacaacaacaaatttcattggaaatatTAGCCTATCATGCATCGGCCAATGAAGAAGAGGCCACATTATTCatg aataataaaattccattggtaaatgtttatcatttggatagttttgattttgatgatatcgaaatgaatgatgatgaaaccgTTGCTGCatttattcgaatttttatggaattaaattttttggaaacattcaaaatatcTTATAAAGTACTTTGCCGATGGATATTGActgtaagaaaaaattatcgtcGCGTCATCTATCATAATTGGCGTCATGCATTGAATGTGGCACAAACaatgtttgtcatcattgag AAATgcaaattgaaagaaattctCAACCAAAAAGAACGATTTGCATTGATTGTTGCTTCAATTTGTCATGATCTGGATCATCGTGGtttgaataattcatttcaagCAAA AACAAGTCATCCattgacaaaaatttatAGCACTAGTTATatggaaaatcatcatttcaattgtacaatgttgattttaaatttagaG GGTAATAATATTTTGGAAAACGTCAGCAGCACTGATCGAGaagaaattatcaaaataatagAACAATGCATATTATCCACTGATTTGGCTGAATATATTCG gaaaaacaaaaaatttgccgATCTTATTCAATCAGCCAAAAtggatttgaatgatttgaaaaataaagaacTTTTACGTGATATGCTTATGACAGCTTGTGACTTGTCAGCCATCTGTAAACCGTGGCCTATTCAAAAACGAATCGCTAGTCTTGTTGCCGATGAATTCTATCTACAAGGTGATCTTGAAACTCGTCTAAATCTAAATCCATTACCCATAATGGATCGTAAACAGAAAGCCAATTTACCACAAGG ACAAGTTGGTTTCATCGACAATATCTGTCTTCCACTATATCAA ATTTTATCAGAATTCCGTCCGAGATTGAAACCACTTTATGATGGTTGCCTAGCTAATCGTAAAATGTGGCaagaattgatgaatgaaaatggcaTCAATTAG